In Ostrea edulis chromosome 4, xbOstEdul1.1, whole genome shotgun sequence, a single window of DNA contains:
- the LOC130053881 gene encoding variant surface antigen B-like, whose product MYSTELSQDAGSVYSTELSQDAGSVHDAGSVYSTELSQDARSVYSTELSQDAGSVYGTELSQDAGSVYSTELNQDARSVYSTELSQDAGSVYSTELSQDAGSVYSTELSQDAGSVYGTELSQDAGSVYRIKLSQDAGSVYSTELSQDAGSVYSTELSQDTGSVYGTELSQDAGSD is encoded by the exons ATGTATAGTACCGAGCTCAGTCAGGACGCCGGAAGTGTGTATAGTACCGAGCTCAGTCAGGACGCCGGAAGTGTTCAT GACGCCGGAAGTGTGTATAGTACCGAACTCAGTCAAGACGCCAGAAGTGTGTATAGTACCGAGCTCAGTCAGGACGCTGGAAGTGTGTACGGTACCGAGCTCAGTCAGGACGCCGGAAGTGTGTATAGTACCGAGCTCAATCAGGACGCCAGAAGTGTGTATAGTACCGAGCTCAGTCAGGACGCCGGAAGTGTGTATAGTACCGAGCTCAGTCAGGACGCCGGAAGTGTGTATAGTACCGAGCTCAGTCAGGACGCCGGAAGTGTGTATGGCACCGAGCTCAGTCAGGACGCCGGAAGTGTGTACAGAATCAAGCTCAGTCAGGACGCCGGAAGTGTGTATAGTACCGAGCTCAGTCAGGACGCCGGAAGTGTGTATAGTACCGAGCTCAGTCAGGACACCGGAAGTGTGTATGGCACCGAACTCAGTCAGGACGCCGGaagtgattga